The following proteins come from a genomic window of Megalobrama amblycephala isolate DHTTF-2021 linkage group LG1, ASM1881202v1, whole genome shotgun sequence:
- the LOC125247978 gene encoding nucleolar protein 12-like produces MAKNSKLKQKTNGKSGAKQKQRKCVLMFDDKDRQDFLTGFHKRKLERRRAALEEMRNKLKEEQKRVREERHKEYLKQLQERREALDEADELEDVITATTESIQYDHPNHTVTVTTISDLDLSVDRLLEPQQRDEQNEEEKTKALPKIAGNPLLSKKIQSLTSSLNSLTKQKRRGKRRSKKEMRRRNHQSEKKSSSTQDNKIRPGRSTKAQRRKRTGQSERHQD; encoded by the exons ATGGCTAAGAACAGCAAATTAAAGCAGAAAACAAATGGTAAAAGTGGAGCGAAACAGAAGCAGCGTAAATGTGTGCTGATGTTCGATGATAAAGACAGACA AGATTTCCTGACGGGTTTCCACAAGAGGAAGCTGGAGCGGCGGAGAGCAGCGCTGGAGGAGATGAGGAACAAGCTGAAGGAGGAGCAGAAGCGCGTGAGAGAGGAG AGACACAAAGAGTATCTGAAGCAGCTGCAGGAGCGCCGCGAGGCTCTGG aCGAGGCGGACGAGCTGGAAGACGTGATCACGGCGACGACAGAGAGCATTCAGTACGACCATCCCAACCACACCGTCACCGTGACGACCATCAGCGACCTCGACCTATCAGTAGACAGATTGCTAGAGCCACAGCAG AGAGATGAACAGAATGAAGAGGAGAAAACAAAAGCCCTTCCCAAGATAGCTGGAAACCCGCTCCTGTCCAAAAA GATCCAGAGCCTCACTTCATCGCTCAACAGCCTCACTAAACAGAAGAGGAGGGGCAAACGGAGGTCCAAAAAGGAAATGAGGCGGAGAAACCATCAGAGCGAAAAGAAGTCCTCATCCACCCAAGACAACAAGATCCGCCCGGGCAGAAGCACAAAGGCGCAGAGACGCAAACGAACGGGTCAGAGCGAACGCCATCAGGACTGA